In the Populus trichocarpa isolate Nisqually-1 chromosome 1, P.trichocarpa_v4.1, whole genome shotgun sequence genome, CACCCACTTATGAAGTGTGCATGTATACACACACTCACTGGATCTAATTCTGTCATTGTTAAATCCTGGCCCAGTCTACAGAAACATAAAATCTCTAGAGTTCGaattatcaaggaaaaaaaacccaacatttaCCCCATCGATGCGTATAATATTACACTATTTGTATCTCCATGTACTATCAAGTTCTTGATGTCCCAAAACAGAGAGGAGGATTCGGTAATTCTGAGAACTGCTGTTAGGTGATCTTATGTATTCTTAGCAATAAATTGCATCATAGTTTCATGCTTTTAAAAGCACCAAAGTTTCACCAAATCTGTGGAGTATGGAAGAGAGGGTGATAGCTGATATGGACGCTTGCggggaaaaaaggaagaaatgcaTGCGAAGTCAAGGGTTATGGTTTTCTAGTTGGGACAGGTGATCCAGAGCGGGCGGTTGGTGTAATGTCAATCACCCAAATCAGTTGTACCAATTTTGTCAAGGACCCAATCCTAAGATCTGCAACCATCATCCAAACAAACTCCCACAACTGGGAATatgattttctaatattaaGGTGCTTTTCGTTTAGGGTTGGTGGTAGTGGTGAGGCCACTGACtccataattctttttttttttttttgttgcttatcCCGATGATGAATGTGATGTCTGTGCTTCGGGGTCAAGTGGATTGCTGATagggaaaaaagaagatgtCGGATCATAACGAACTTTTTATCAACTTTCCATGCATGTGCTAAATCAGAGAATGAGGGTATGACATAAAAGAGTAGCTTCTAAAGCGGCAATACATTACAGTAGAGGAATATTTGGACCTTAATGCCGATTTTGTGTTTTGAAGAGTAAGAAaagcattaagaaaaaaaactaaaagttccTGGTGAATTACTGTAGTATACGAGGAAATTCACTGTAGATTTAagatgattttatcttttatttctcttaACAATTGTCTTTGTACTGGAGACAAAGTCGTATTTCTCATGAGGTCCGAATGTTATTTGAGAATTAATCGAGAACAGAGTTATCGTTCTGCGTATTTTATATACAATAAAAGTACTATATTACCCTTAGAAGCTCAAAAAATTGGCCTCCAGTCTAGAGGCTTTTGTGTCTTTGCAAGTTTTATTTGCACAGTTAAATAACATTTGTGCCTTTTaggcaagaaaaatattatctttttaaggAGGGGTTATTATGTCTTTGCACActttatgtataataaaatttcatgtgTTGCCCCTtgactttgaaaaattaaaagctgCCTTCGgaggatatttttgtatttgcatcatggtttttttcataatatgtGTATGCCATTAGGCTTTCTTAGTAATTTGCTttactataatattaataaatcgaTAAAGTAGGTCTACGCATGCCTCACATGCGTAGGCGCGTCATCACCCTCTGTGCCATTCTAGTAGCGTGTGGGGTACGTACGGTGATAAAAAAAGGTTGATCGTCTACTCACCCGACATGAAATGTGCAGCATATATTTTAGGGTGGCGCGTTTTATCATTTGAGTGGCGGTTTGACGACAATTGGTCTTTTTCCTCCTCCCCTTTTTTCCTCTCTCCCAAGCCTCAGTATATGTGCAAAGCTTTGACAAATTCAATTATGACCTCcagtttgtatttgttttggatttggtcctcattcttttaatttctatttttttatatatatttgatactTCTTTAAGTTTGTCCCTAATCATTTAAtcttataagattttttttatttaatatggtcctcattcttttgattactattttttttatccttttcattattattatttttttattttgttcttgggagtttgatttatttatttttggttttcaattttggtctttatttttttattactctttttttttatccttttcttcatttattttgtttttcaatttagtcccttattagtttctttcaattatttatgtGCATTGTTTagtcctcattgttttaattttagttatttaaaatttaatttttgtatggttttaaatttttctttatggttttttcatgtttgcctTTTACATGGTAATCCTAGTCTCATAACATAGTCCACCAGTTTCGACGATAAACCCGATTTAAGTTCGATATTTTTAAGGtcttttttaaaagttggtttttttctttaatttcatcatttgacattgaattaTTGGGCCTGAAGTTTCTTGATTTGCtttgctttcctttttgttAGGTTATTCTTGCCTCATATCTCAGATCGCaagttatttgaattaatttggattgacttgattttttcttaattttattttattttatcatttgtcaTTTAATTACTAACCctttaacatgttttattaaataatatttaaaaataaatgcacaTGTTAGCGCATGATGGGTTATCCTGAATGTGAGGTAGTAAAGTTAGCCTGACTTAACTTGCATTTTcttactaagttttttttttatataactttggTATTTTTTGCTAAGTGCTTCTTTTGGAAGTCTGATTTATTTTCCTcgatttttttgtaagttttttttttcaatttcatcagtTTGCATAGAATAATTTGTCATCgaggtttgttatttttttgctttctttctatttGATTATTACGATGGTTGGCTGGtaaagttaactcgggttagcTCAggttttttttgaagttttttttttgttgaactttgtttttttgctaggtgctttttttttgaattttttttgttttatctcgATATCATATCATGGGTTGTGAGTTTATCAAGTTAGGTCAAGTTGACTCAGATTTACTTCTttggcattatatatatatatatatatatatatatatatatttgacattAAGTTATTAGGTCTTTGAACTTTACgatttcttttcacttttctttttgtgggttattttggttttatatcgTGAGTTGTGTTTTAGTAAATTTAACCTGATTTGTCTCAAATTATCATCGTTTGAATATTATATTCTTACGTTGAGAAAATTTATACTAACTTGCAGTGTAACGCAGACCACCTATCTAGTactatctaaaatatatatgctttttatttatttattaaaatagtatcttcaatttagttttttaaataataaaatcagatTGTTCTCAATCTACTTTTAAACATGTCATAACATTATAATTGatgtatttgtatatataaaaatatatttttttcttttttctagtttcaacTAGTAATTAGGTTAAGAACCTAACGTTAAATGATTGTTCTTATCTTACAGCTCATTGATGctcttaattaaatatcataagTATCTGGAGCTCCATCGCATGCAAACTCCACATTATTTGTTTCGAAATAATGTTTACTTCGTAACATCATCCAATTAACATAGTCGAATCAGGTAGATCAGCAAaggaaaatttatattaatcacaaatgcaaaactatatataaataataaataaataaataaatatatacacacatggTGAGGTCTTTGTTTTTAGCTGGCCCATGTCTAAAAGATGGATCTAGGCTAGGCAAACATCTATTGGGCCAGGTTTTGTTAGTGGTAAATTGAGATCCTTTCTAGTTTAAGATGTTTGGCCGTGTTAGGTCCAAGAGCTTACACCCATGGACTTACAAGcccattattttgtttgtttgggtATCCTGGATTTTTCATGCCCCCGAAACCAGAAAGCGGTGCTCGGAACAAAACAACAAAGCGGAGagactgagagagagagagagagatttggtAACAAACAGCGAAAGCAAAACATGAGGGGGAATAATAAGGCACTGCTGGTTCGAGCTTTAATTTTCGGAAGCCACCGGAGTTCAATGAACTCCTTCTCCCGTCATCTTCATGAAAACCTAATTTCAAATCCAAGCAAAACCTCACATCCTTCTAAATCTCTCTCCAACTTCACCACAAAATTTCACTTCTCAACTCCTTATCTGCAACCCTTCCAAAGAACCctctgctcctcctcctcctccggtAAAGCCTTAATCTcttctactttttttctttttataattctcTGGTGTTTTAATGCTGCATGTATGTATACCCGTTGAATTAATGATGAATCGATCATATAATTTCAGGTGCATCAAACATTGTTCTTGTAAAATCAGATGAAGAGCTGAATAGCGGACTGAAAAATGTTCAAGGTATTCCAAAATTAGTCCTTTTACTCTTTCAGTTTgttcaattcagtccttaaattattaattattctatGTTGCATGCAATTTGAATTTGGTGgactttcaaattaaaaaacaaacattagaAATATAAGGTCTGAAGTGACAGCTCCTTGCATTGTGCATTCCTTGTGGCTTACATTACTTTTCTGTTGAAAATTCGTTGACTCAGAGAAGTCTTCTCCAGCGGTTTTCTATTTTACTGCTACATGGTGTGGGCCTTGTAAGTTCCTCATCAATCATCGCTTTGTTTTGCTTTCGGGCATTGTGATTTCTCCTATGTAGATGTTTGTGCACAATACAGCACGTAGAGCTTCCTGTTTGGTCATGTTATTGAGTGTTCATCTCCTGCAGGCAAGTTTATATCTCCTGTAATCGAAGAGCTGAGTAAGAAATACCCTCATGCAACAATATATAAAGTTGACATTGACACGGTATGAAAGTTTCATGCTTCATGGTGTAAAAATGATACTTCTATTCTTACGAAAAAGTTTCTCTCTTGATTCTATATCATgggattttctttctatttacaTCTTAAGAGAATAGATGAAACCAATTAAAATGTaatcaaatttacaattttaattttaatacaccgccaccaccaccaccacgaaCACCATAACCTAAATTTTGGTGGCTGATAGTCATTATTGATTAAAAGGTGTAATGAATAGCATTATTTATGAAACATTAGTCTCTGCGCTACAGAGGCACCTAAGATGAACCTGTCCTAATGGTCAACGGCTTGAATCTGTCTGGGGGGATTTGTGGAGCTCTTTATTGTGTTCATAACCTGGGTTGAGATAATTGAAAAGGAATAGGAGCGTAAGACCATGGGGAAATAATATT is a window encoding:
- the LOC18094635 gene encoding thioredoxin O2, mitochondrial, encoding MRGNNKALLVRALIFGSHRSSMNSFSRHLHENLISNPSKTSHPSKSLSNFTTKFHFSTPYLQPFQRTLCSSSSSGASNIVLVKSDEELNSGLKNVQEKSSPAVFYFTATWCGPCKFISPVIEELSKKYPHATIYKVDIDTEGLQNALASLNIAAVPTLDFYKNGKKETTIVGADVAKLKNTMESLYRED